From a region of the Dickeya poaceiphila genome:
- the nrdG gene encoding anaerobic ribonucleoside-triphosphate reductase-activating protein: MNYHQYYPVDVVNGPGTRCTLFVAGCEHQCPGCYNQSTWRLNSGHLFTQEMEDRIIADLQNTDLPLQGLSLSGGDPLHPQNVPDVLRLLQRVHDECPGKNIWMWTGYRLDELTPEQRNVVDLINVLVDGRFVQEQRDLTLMWRGSRNQVIHHLR; the protein is encoded by the coding sequence ATGAACTACCATCAATACTATCCGGTGGATGTGGTCAACGGTCCGGGAACACGCTGTACGCTGTTTGTGGCAGGCTGCGAACATCAGTGCCCCGGCTGCTATAACCAGAGCACCTGGCGACTGAACTCCGGGCACCTTTTCACACAGGAAATGGAAGATCGCATCATCGCCGATCTGCAAAATACCGACCTGCCTTTGCAAGGGCTGTCGCTGTCAGGCGGCGACCCGCTGCACCCGCAAAACGTGCCTGATGTGTTGCGGCTGTTGCAACGGGTGCATGACGAATGTCCCGGTAAAAACATCTGGATGTGGACCGGCTACCGGCTGGATGAACTGACGCCGGAACAGCGCAACGTGGTAGACCTGATCAATGTCCTGGTGGATGGTCGCTTCGTGCAGGAACAACGGGATTTGACGCTAATGTGGCGTGGCAGCCGTAATCAGGTGATTCATCACCTGCGCTAA
- the nrdD gene encoding anaerobic ribonucleoside-triphosphate reductase, which produces MKPVVIKRDGCQVLFDENRINDAVLKAAKAADVDDADYCATVAGAVAQQMQGKARVDIREIQNAVENLLMSGKYKQLARTYIEYRHDRDVARERQGQLNQEIRGLVEQSNMALLNENANKDSKVIPTQRDLLAGIVAKHYAKQHILPRDVVLAHERGEIHYHDLDYSPFFPMFNCMLIDLNGMLTQGFKMGNAEIEPPKSISTATAVTAQIIAQVASHIYGGTTINRIDEILAPFVTASHEKHSAVAHEWQIPNAEDYARSRTEKECYDAFQSLEYEVNTLHTANGQTPFVTFGFGLGTSWQSRLIQQSILRNRIAGLGKNHKTAVFPKLVFAIRDGVNHKPGDVNYDIKQLALECASKRMYPDILNYDQVVNVTGSFKTPMGCRSFLGVYEENGEQIHDGRNNLGVISLNLPRIALEAQGDEARFWQLLDKRLLLAKKALMTRIARLENVKARVAPILYMEGACGVRLKADDNIAEIFKNGRASISLGYIGVHETINALFSNQVHVFDDETLRQKAVAIVAHLKAATESWKEETGYGFSLYSTPSENLCDRFCRLDTAEFGVVAGVTDKGYYTNSFHLDVEKKVNPYQKIDFEAPYPPLANGGFICYGEYPNLQHNLKALEDVWDYSYTRVPYYGTNTPIDECYECGFTGEFNCTSKGFTCPQCGNHDASRVSVTRRVCGYLGSPDARPFNAGKQEEVKRRVKHLASGQLG; this is translated from the coding sequence ATGAAACCAGTAGTGATTAAACGAGACGGATGTCAGGTACTTTTTGACGAAAACCGAATCAATGACGCGGTCCTCAAAGCGGCCAAAGCCGCTGACGTGGATGATGCGGACTACTGTGCCACCGTTGCCGGTGCCGTCGCCCAGCAGATGCAAGGGAAAGCGCGCGTTGATATTCGTGAGATCCAAAACGCGGTGGAAAACCTGCTGATGTCCGGCAAATACAAGCAACTGGCGCGCACCTATATTGAATACCGCCATGATCGTGATGTGGCGCGCGAGCGTCAGGGCCAGTTAAATCAGGAAATCCGCGGATTAGTGGAACAGAGCAATATGGCCCTGCTCAACGAAAACGCCAATAAAGACAGCAAAGTCATCCCTACTCAACGCGACCTGCTGGCGGGCATTGTCGCCAAACATTACGCCAAACAGCACATTCTGCCGCGCGACGTGGTGCTGGCTCACGAACGCGGCGAGATTCACTACCACGACCTCGACTATTCGCCGTTCTTCCCGATGTTCAACTGTATGCTGATAGACCTCAACGGCATGTTGACGCAGGGCTTCAAGATGGGCAACGCGGAAATCGAGCCGCCGAAGTCTATCTCCACCGCTACCGCGGTCACCGCGCAGATCATCGCGCAGGTCGCCAGCCATATCTACGGCGGCACCACCATCAACCGTATTGATGAAATTCTGGCGCCGTTCGTTACCGCCAGCCATGAAAAACACAGTGCCGTCGCCCACGAATGGCAGATTCCCAACGCCGAAGACTACGCGCGCAGCCGTACCGAAAAAGAGTGCTACGACGCCTTCCAGTCGCTGGAATATGAAGTCAACACCCTGCACACCGCCAACGGCCAGACGCCGTTCGTCACCTTCGGCTTCGGTCTAGGCACCAGTTGGCAGTCACGGTTGATTCAACAGTCCATCCTGCGTAATCGCATCGCCGGGCTTGGCAAAAACCACAAAACGGCGGTGTTCCCGAAACTGGTGTTCGCCATCCGCGACGGCGTCAACCACAAGCCGGGCGATGTGAATTACGACATCAAACAACTGGCGCTGGAATGCGCCAGCAAGCGCATGTACCCGGATATTCTCAATTACGATCAGGTGGTTAACGTCACCGGTTCGTTCAAAACGCCGATGGGCTGCCGCAGCTTCCTTGGAGTGTACGAAGAAAACGGCGAGCAGATCCACGATGGCCGCAACAACCTGGGCGTCATCAGCCTCAACCTGCCGCGTATCGCGCTGGAAGCCCAGGGTGATGAAGCGCGCTTCTGGCAATTGCTGGACAAGCGACTGCTGCTGGCGAAAAAAGCACTGATGACGCGTATCGCGCGGCTGGAAAATGTAAAAGCCCGTGTAGCGCCTATACTTTATATGGAAGGGGCCTGTGGCGTACGCCTGAAAGCAGACGACAATATCGCCGAGATTTTCAAGAATGGCCGCGCATCTATTTCACTGGGCTATATCGGGGTTCACGAAACCATCAACGCGTTGTTCAGCAATCAGGTGCACGTGTTTGATGATGAAACCCTGCGGCAGAAAGCGGTGGCGATTGTCGCGCACCTGAAGGCCGCCACCGAAAGCTGGAAGGAAGAAACCGGTTATGGTTTCAGCCTCTACAGTACGCCAAGCGAAAACCTGTGCGACCGTTTCTGCCGTCTGGATACGGCTGAATTCGGCGTAGTGGCTGGCGTCACCGACAAGGGCTACTACACCAACAGCTTCCATCTCGACGTGGAGAAAAAGGTCAATCCATATCAGAAGATCGACTTTGAGGCCCCTTATCCGCCGCTGGCAAATGGCGGTTTTATCTGTTACGGCGAGTATCCTAACCTGCAGCACAATCTCAAGGCGCTGGAGGACGTATGGGACTACAGCTACACCCGCGTCCCTTATTACGGCACCAATACGCCAATCGACGAGTGCTACGAGTGCGGTTTTACCGGCGAGTTCAACTGTACCAGCAAAGGCTTTACCTGCCCGCAGTGCGGTAATCACGACGCCTCGCGCGTCTCGGTAACACGGCGGGTGTGCGGCTATCTGGGCAGCCCGGATGCGCGTCCGTTTAATGCCGGCAAGCAGGAAGAGGTCAAACGCCGGGTAAAACACCTTGCCAGTGGGCAACTGGGCTGA
- a CDS encoding methyl-accepting chemotaxis protein: MKNYKIGIRLSVGFGILIAFSLIMLASGIYQLNQITQNAERIMQVPLRKERLVADWAATLSAGIQRTTATARSSDPSLAQVFAADNAKATKENNERVEKFTELVSLNEEKALLDKLNADRQAYIKARDEIFSAKAAGNAEQAKQAFEQKLLPISVEYQKSMNTLRDYQRNGIDRMQVEISERARSSYFFLGILGALITIIGSVLAWVLTRSIVQPLQKAVQVTYAVAKGDLTEMISAQGRDELAQLQHALHEMTSQLRTVVGDVREGSEAIAGASSQLSVGNQDLSNRTEEQSAALQETAASIEQLTSTVKQNADNARQASQLAQDTANQAQSGGQLVGEVVQTMGAIDSSSKKIVDIIGVIDSIAFQTNILALNAAVEAARAGEQGRGFAVVASEVRSLAQRSASAAREIKELISHSVETVDAGNRLVEKAGASIQGIVDGVRKVSELVGEISIASQEQSLGIEQVNMAINKMEQTTLQNASLVREGNNATQALQQQAEQLKQVVSIFHLGGTRADAYHQPSSRPMLSASPAPAKTLALKPAASSRKTAGSEDDWHSF; encoded by the coding sequence ATGAAAAACTACAAAATTGGTATTCGGCTATCAGTGGGGTTTGGGATACTTATCGCGTTTTCGTTGATCATGCTTGCCAGCGGCATTTATCAGCTAAACCAAATTACCCAGAATGCTGAGCGCATCATGCAAGTCCCTCTGCGCAAAGAGCGGCTGGTGGCGGACTGGGCGGCGACGCTTTCCGCCGGTATACAGCGAACCACCGCCACCGCGCGCAGCAGTGACCCCTCGCTGGCGCAGGTTTTCGCAGCAGATAACGCCAAGGCCACCAAAGAGAACAATGAACGTGTAGAAAAATTTACCGAGCTGGTGTCATTGAATGAAGAAAAGGCGCTGCTGGATAAATTAAACGCTGACCGTCAGGCCTATATCAAAGCGCGAGATGAAATTTTCAGCGCTAAGGCCGCAGGGAACGCTGAACAGGCTAAACAAGCCTTTGAACAAAAGCTGCTGCCTATCTCTGTTGAATACCAAAAAAGCATGAACACCTTGCGCGACTATCAACGCAACGGCATTGACCGGATGCAGGTGGAGATTAGCGAACGCGCCAGGAGCAGCTATTTCTTTCTTGGCATACTTGGGGCGTTGATTACTATCATCGGCTCCGTGCTCGCCTGGGTACTGACCCGCAGCATTGTGCAGCCGTTGCAAAAAGCGGTACAGGTGACATATGCCGTCGCCAAGGGTGATCTGACCGAAATGATTTCCGCGCAAGGCCGCGATGAGCTGGCGCAGTTGCAACACGCGCTACATGAAATGACGTCTCAGTTACGCACCGTAGTCGGCGACGTGCGCGAAGGGTCTGAAGCCATTGCCGGTGCATCGTCTCAGCTTTCGGTGGGCAATCAGGATCTCTCCAACCGCACCGAAGAACAGTCCGCAGCACTGCAGGAAACCGCAGCGTCTATCGAACAGCTCACCTCAACCGTTAAACAAAACGCCGATAACGCCAGACAAGCCAGCCAGTTGGCGCAAGACACCGCCAATCAGGCTCAATCCGGTGGTCAACTGGTGGGCGAAGTGGTGCAAACCATGGGCGCTATCGATAGTTCTTCGAAGAAAATCGTCGATATTATCGGCGTTATCGACAGCATCGCTTTCCAGACCAATATTCTGGCGCTCAATGCGGCGGTTGAAGCGGCTCGTGCCGGCGAACAGGGCCGTGGATTTGCAGTAGTAGCCAGCGAAGTACGCAGCCTGGCCCAACGCAGCGCTTCCGCCGCCAGAGAAATCAAAGAACTGATTAGCCATTCCGTAGAAACCGTGGACGCGGGGAACCGACTGGTGGAAAAAGCCGGTGCATCCATTCAGGGGATTGTGGATGGGGTGCGCAAAGTGAGCGAACTGGTAGGTGAAATCAGCATCGCCAGCCAGGAGCAGTCACTTGGCATCGAACAGGTGAATATGGCCATCAATAAGATGGAACAGACCACATTGCAAAACGCCTCACTGGTGAGAGAAGGCAATAACGCGACACAAGCCTTGCAGCAGCAGGCAGAGCAGTTAAAACAGGTGGTTAGTATCTTCCATTTGGGCGGCACAAGGGCTGACGCTTATCACCAACCCAGCAGCAGACCAATGCTTTCAGCCTCCCCTGCTCCAGCCAAAACGCTGGCCTTAAAACCGGCGGCGTCATCACGCAAAACGGCAGGCAGCGAGGATGACTGGCATTCCTTTTAA
- a CDS encoding YhbP family protein: MEAENTLGVISRYLKKLHVLTLCVSDDDELWCANCFYVFDDEKIAFYLMTEPDTRHGEIMRRCPKVAGTVNGQPKSVLLIRGVQFLGEISRLTGEEEAQARSRYNVRFPIARSSGAPVWKLLLNEMKMTDNALGFGKKHLWRRNTVVEAL, translated from the coding sequence GTGGAAGCAGAGAATACCTTGGGAGTCATTTCCCGCTATCTGAAGAAGTTGCATGTGCTGACGCTGTGTGTCAGCGATGATGATGAGTTATGGTGCGCTAACTGTTTTTATGTGTTTGATGATGAAAAGATTGCTTTTTATCTGATGACGGAGCCGGATACCCGGCACGGCGAGATCATGCGGCGCTGTCCGAAGGTGGCGGGCACGGTCAATGGGCAGCCAAAGAGCGTGCTGCTGATTAGAGGCGTGCAGTTTTTAGGTGAGATCAGTCGGTTGACGGGCGAGGAAGAAGCGCAGGCGCGCAGCCGCTATAACGTGCGCTTCCCGATTGCGCGCAGCAGCGGTGCGCCGGTCTGGAAGCTGTTGCTTAACGAAATGAAAATGACGGACAACGCGCTGGGGTTTGGAAAGAAGCACCTTTGGCGGCGCAACACGGTGGTGGAAGCACTGTAA